One window from the genome of Streptococcus parasanguinis encodes:
- a CDS encoding pseudouridine synthase, whose amino-acid sequence MRLDKFLVDCGMGSRTEVKQLLKQKKIAVNGKKETAGKLQIDPGKDRVTFMGEDLVHETFVYYLLNKPAGVISATEDDHHQTVLDLLDETARHKEVFPVGRLDIDTHGLLLLTNNGKLAHAMLSPKKHVSKIYRAQVAGIMDEADVARFEAGIALKDFTTLPARLQILEVNEANASSYVEIEIAEGKFHQVKRMVAACGKEVVDLERISMGPLMLDPTLQLGEWRRLQPSELKSLEVFGVPL is encoded by the coding sequence ATGCGGCTAGATAAATTTTTAGTGGATTGTGGCATGGGGAGCAGGACCGAGGTCAAACAACTCCTCAAGCAAAAGAAAATCGCAGTGAATGGAAAAAAAGAGACAGCAGGAAAGCTACAGATTGACCCAGGCAAGGATCGGGTGACCTTTATGGGAGAAGACCTGGTCCATGAAACCTTCGTGTATTATCTGCTTAATAAACCGGCTGGGGTCATCTCAGCGACTGAAGATGATCACCACCAAACTGTGCTAGATCTATTGGATGAGACAGCCCGTCACAAGGAAGTCTTTCCTGTCGGGCGCCTAGATATCGATACCCATGGCTTGCTGCTTTTGACCAATAACGGCAAGCTCGCTCATGCCATGCTTTCGCCGAAGAAGCATGTGTCGAAGATCTACCGTGCCCAGGTGGCTGGGATCATGGATGAGGCAGATGTAGCCCGTTTTGAAGCTGGCATTGCCCTCAAAGATTTCACGACCTTACCCGCGAGATTGCAGATCTTAGAGGTGAATGAGGCAAATGCCAGCTCCTATGTCGAAATCGAAATCGCTGAAGGAAAATTCCATCAGGTCAAGCGCATGGTCGCTGCCTGTGGCAAGGAGGTGGTGGATTTAGAGCGGATCTCTATGGGTCCTCTAATGCTAGATCCAACTCTTCAATTGGGAGAATGGCGAAGACTCCAGCCTTCAGAACTCAAGTCCCTAGAGGTCTTCGGTGTTCCTTTATAA
- the rpsO gene encoding 30S ribosomal protein S15: MAISKEKKNEIIAQYARHEGDTGSVEVQVAVLTWEINHLNEHIKQHKKDHATYRGLMKKIGRRRNLLAYLRTNDVNRYRELINSLGLRR; the protein is encoded by the coding sequence ATGGCAATCTCAAAAGAGAAAAAAAATGAAATCATTGCACAATACGCACGTCACGAAGGTGACACTGGTTCAGTAGAAGTACAAGTTGCTGTCCTTACTTGGGAAATCAACCACTTGAACGAACACATCAAACAACACAAAAAAGACCACGCTACTTACCGTGGTTTGATGAAGAAAATCGGTCGCCGTCGTAACTTGTTGGCTTACCTTCGTACAAACGACGTTAACCGTTACCGTGAGTTGATCAACTCTCTTGGACTTCGTCGTTAA
- a CDS encoding Cna B-type domain-containing protein, producing MKKWLYSVVTTVALFLLAALGFARPNSPSKVHADTINDVVTSVNISKSTGGAITDPLGVWESFQVEANFVLPNGRVKKGDQTVIQLGDDFKVFETDTIDLLDPSGQKVATATVDDQRKVITVTYTDYPERMANVTGKLRFFARVDHQVVKGQKTLDFTLTIDKKVISGGNIDYKGVNPGENPPTPEVFSKWGWTNSDDKLKLTYTLNINQGHTALHNIDIKDQLAFTDGKIKADSVNIHTGTWQVSDEDGAYHLKDTTNVTKNYSPVVSADGRSLTVHIGDLAPEQGMTVRYDVYLDKVPAINTSFKNNATMTASEIKEQNKVADILYQFFDGQFNGEKYSFTIHKKGENGQALAGAVFAVTADDTGEQVGTITTDENGVGTITGLIKQAYTVKEIQAPTGYVLSEEPIKISKDDFGNDLAISRDVVNQKEKTSVAGQKTWNDNDNQDGKRPSKITVNLLANGVKVASKEVKPDAAGTWAYQFDNLDVVDDAGNLIAYTVSEEPVEGYETIIEGTNITNSRTPEVVEIPVTKIWKDNDNQDGVRPDKVTVRLLADGTEVASQELSAATDWKTVFTNLPKYNNGKQIVYTVTEDTVANYSAAIDGTTITNSYKPGKTSVTVTKRWEDNNDQDGKRPNTIKVQLYADGKAQGKEVELSAKNNWTHTFSNLPLKAKGKEIQYQVKEVGTVKGYTSTVDDSNKGNVVITNSRTPEVTEVAVKKIWDDADNKDGLRPEKITVRLLADGQEVAVKEITATDNWQASFTDLPVYKEGKKITYTITEDPVVGYTTTIDGFTVTNRHTPPTTPPTTPPSTPPTTPPTTPPTTPPTTPPTTPPSKPEKPETPTTPREGKKKILPSTGEVVAYGLTILGALLAVFALALLLRGKRKEK from the coding sequence ATGAAAAAGTGGCTCTATTCTGTTGTGACAACAGTTGCCCTATTTTTACTAGCGGCTTTAGGATTTGCAAGACCCAATAGTCCATCTAAAGTCCATGCAGATACGATCAATGATGTTGTGACATCTGTAAACATCTCGAAATCAACTGGTGGAGCGATTACAGATCCACTCGGTGTTTGGGAGAGTTTTCAAGTTGAAGCAAACTTTGTGTTGCCGAATGGACGTGTAAAAAAGGGAGATCAGACCGTTATCCAACTTGGAGATGACTTTAAGGTCTTTGAAACGGATACCATTGACCTGCTGGATCCAAGTGGTCAAAAAGTTGCGACAGCAACGGTAGATGATCAAAGAAAGGTCATCACCGTAACCTATACGGACTATCCTGAAAGAATGGCCAATGTGACAGGGAAACTGCGTTTCTTTGCGCGTGTAGACCACCAAGTCGTCAAAGGACAAAAGACACTTGATTTTACTCTTACGATCGATAAGAAAGTGATTTCGGGTGGGAATATCGATTACAAAGGGGTCAATCCAGGTGAGAATCCTCCTACTCCAGAAGTCTTTAGCAAGTGGGGGTGGACCAACTCAGATGATAAATTAAAATTGACCTATACCTTGAACATCAATCAAGGCCACACAGCCCTTCATAATATTGACATTAAAGACCAATTGGCCTTTACAGATGGGAAGATCAAAGCAGATTCTGTCAACATCCATACAGGAACTTGGCAGGTCAGTGACGAAGATGGGGCTTATCATTTAAAAGATACCACAAACGTTACTAAAAATTATTCCCCTGTTGTCAGCGCCGACGGTCGTTCTCTAACGGTTCATATTGGAGATCTAGCTCCTGAACAAGGGATGACTGTTCGCTATGATGTCTATCTGGACAAGGTTCCAGCCATCAATACATCCTTTAAAAACAATGCGACAATGACAGCTTCAGAAATCAAGGAGCAAAATAAGGTAGCAGACATTCTGTATCAGTTCTTTGATGGACAATTTAATGGTGAGAAGTACTCATTCACGATTCACAAAAAAGGTGAAAATGGTCAAGCGCTTGCAGGTGCCGTTTTTGCTGTGACAGCAGATGATACAGGTGAGCAAGTTGGAACCATTACGACAGATGAGAATGGTGTTGGCACCATTACGGGCTTGATCAAGCAGGCTTATACGGTTAAAGAAATTCAAGCTCCGACAGGCTATGTGCTCTCTGAAGAACCTATCAAGATCAGCAAGGATGATTTTGGAAATGACCTCGCGATTTCTCGTGATGTCGTAAACCAAAAAGAAAAAACAAGCGTTGCTGGTCAAAAGACATGGAATGATAATGATAACCAAGATGGCAAGCGTCCATCAAAAATCACCGTCAACCTCCTAGCAAATGGAGTTAAAGTTGCTTCTAAAGAAGTGAAACCAGATGCTGCAGGAACTTGGGCTTATCAGTTTGATAATCTCGATGTGGTCGATGATGCTGGTAATCTCATTGCCTACACTGTTTCAGAAGAACCTGTTGAAGGCTATGAAACAATTATCGAAGGAACCAATATTACCAATAGCCGTACACCAGAAGTTGTTGAAATTCCAGTAACGAAGATCTGGAAAGATAATGATAATCAAGATGGCGTTCGTCCTGACAAGGTCACTGTTCGTCTCCTTGCAGATGGTACAGAAGTAGCTAGCCAAGAGCTAAGTGCAGCGACTGATTGGAAGACAGTCTTTACAAATCTTCCAAAATACAATAACGGTAAACAAATTGTCTACACAGTCACAGAAGACACAGTAGCCAATTACTCTGCTGCGATTGATGGAACAACTATTACCAATAGCTACAAGCCAGGTAAAACCAGCGTCACTGTTACAAAACGTTGGGAAGACAACAATGACCAAGATGGAAAACGTCCAAACACCATTAAGGTACAGCTTTATGCAGACGGCAAAGCTCAAGGAAAAGAAGTGGAACTTTCTGCTAAAAATAACTGGACTCATACCTTTAGCAATTTGCCTCTAAAAGCGAAAGGCAAAGAGATTCAGTACCAAGTGAAAGAAGTTGGAACAGTCAAAGGCTATACTAGTACGGTTGATGACAGTAACAAGGGAAATGTAGTGATCACTAATAGCCGCACGCCAGAAGTAACGGAAGTAGCGGTTAAGAAGATCTGGGATGACGCAGACAACAAAGATGGTCTTCGTCCTGAAAAAATCACCGTTCGTCTCCTTGCGGATGGTCAAGAAGTGGCTGTAAAAGAAATCACAGCTACTGATAATTGGCAGGCAAGCTTTACGGATCTACCCGTATACAAGGAAGGTAAGAAGATTACTTACACCATTACAGAGGATCCAGTAGTTGGTTATACAACAACTATTGATGGTTTCACGGTAACCAACCGTCATACGCCACCAACAACACCTCCGACCACTCCACCAAGTACACCACCGACAACACCTCCTACAACACCACCGACGACACCGCCAACAACACCTCCTACAACACCGCCAAGCAAGCCGGAAAAACCAGAAACTCCAACCACACCAAGAGAAGGAAAGAAAAAAATTCTCCCATCAACTGGTGAAGTTGTTGCATACGGGTTGACCATACTCGGTGCACTTTTAGCAGTTTTTGCATTGGCTTTGCTCTTGCGTGGTAAACGGAAAGAAAAATAA
- the pepF gene encoding oligoendopeptidase F, producing the protein MELKKRSEFPENELWDLTSLYQDQEDFLRAIEKTREEINEFVRNYKGNLHTFEDFEAAFAVFEQIQIQLSHIGNYSFMPQTTDFGDEAFAEIAQAGMDFETWASVELSFFDDALVEADEDVLERLGQLPHLTFAIRQAKIKKAHYLGADVEKTLTNLGEVFYGPQDIYTKMRAGDFEMTDFEVDGKVYKNSFVTYENFYQNHENAEIREKAFRSFSEGLRKHQNTAAATYLAQVKSEKLIADMRGYDSVFDYLLAEQEVDRSMFDRQIDLIMKDFAPVAQKFLKHVAKVNGLEKMTFADWKLDLDSALNPDVTIDDAYDLVMKSVAPLGEEYSREIARYQTERWVDFAANEGKDSGGYAADPYRVHPYVLMSWTGRMSDVYTLIHEIGHSGQFIFSDNNQSYFNAHMSTYYVEAPSTFNELLLSDYLEHQFDDPRQKRFALAHRLTDTYFHNFITHLLEAAFQRKVYTLIEEGGTFGASKLNSIMKEVLTEFWGDAVEIDDDAALTWMRQSHYYMGLYSYTYSAGLVISTAGYLHLKNSENGAKDWLDLLKSGGSKTPLESAMIIGADISTDKPLRDTIQFLSDTVDQIIAYSAELGE; encoded by the coding sequence ATGGAATTAAAAAAACGTTCTGAATTTCCTGAGAACGAACTCTGGGACCTCACATCCCTCTACCAAGACCAGGAAGACTTCTTGCGTGCCATTGAAAAAACACGTGAAGAAATCAATGAATTTGTCCGTAACTACAAGGGCAACCTCCACACCTTTGAAGACTTTGAAGCTGCCTTTGCGGTCTTTGAACAAATTCAGATCCAACTCAGCCACATTGGCAACTACAGCTTTATGCCCCAAACCACTGACTTTGGTGATGAAGCTTTCGCAGAGATTGCCCAAGCGGGGATGGATTTCGAAACTTGGGCCAGTGTTGAACTTTCCTTCTTTGATGATGCTTTGGTCGAAGCGGATGAAGATGTCCTCGAACGCCTGGGGCAACTCCCTCACCTCACTTTTGCCATTCGTCAGGCTAAAATTAAAAAAGCTCACTACTTGGGAGCTGATGTCGAAAAGACCTTGACCAACCTGGGGGAAGTCTTCTACGGACCACAAGATATCTATACCAAGATGCGGGCAGGCGACTTTGAAATGACTGATTTCGAAGTCGATGGAAAAGTTTACAAGAATAGCTTTGTTACCTATGAAAACTTCTACCAAAACCATGAGAATGCGGAAATCCGTGAAAAAGCCTTTCGTTCCTTCTCAGAAGGTCTCCGCAAGCACCAAAACACAGCTGCTGCTACCTATCTAGCTCAAGTTAAGTCTGAAAAACTGATCGCAGATATGCGAGGCTACGACTCTGTCTTTGACTATCTCTTAGCTGAGCAGGAAGTGGATCGTTCTATGTTTGACCGTCAGATTGACCTGATCATGAAGGATTTCGCTCCAGTCGCTCAAAAATTCCTCAAACACGTAGCCAAGGTCAACGGCCTTGAAAAAATGACTTTCGCTGATTGGAAGTTGGATTTGGACAGTGCACTCAACCCAGATGTTACTATTGATGATGCCTATGACTTGGTCATGAAATCTGTGGCACCTCTTGGGGAAGAATATTCCCGCGAAATTGCCCGCTACCAAACCGAACGCTGGGTTGATTTCGCAGCCAATGAAGGTAAGGATTCTGGTGGTTATGCAGCCGATCCATACCGCGTTCATCCTTATGTCCTCATGAGCTGGACAGGACGCATGAGCGATGTCTACACCCTGATCCACGAGATCGGACACTCTGGTCAGTTTATCTTCTCAGACAACAACCAAAGCTACTTCAACGCCCACATGTCGACCTACTATGTGGAAGCTCCTTCTACCTTTAACGAGCTCCTCCTCAGCGACTATTTGGAACATCAGTTTGATGATCCTCGTCAAAAACGTTTTGCCTTGGCTCACCGTTTGACAGACACTTACTTCCACAACTTCATCACCCACTTGTTGGAAGCAGCCTTCCAACGCAAGGTCTACACCTTGATCGAAGAAGGTGGTACCTTCGGAGCTAGCAAGCTCAATAGCATCATGAAGGAAGTCTTGACCGAATTCTGGGGAGACGCCGTTGAAATCGATGATGACGCAGCATTGACCTGGATGCGCCAAAGCCACTACTACATGGGGCTTTACAGCTATACTTACTCAGCTGGCTTGGTTATCTCAACAGCGGGATACTTGCATTTGAAGAACTCCGAAAACGGAGCTAAAGATTGGCTAGACCTCCTCAAATCAGGTGGCAGCAAGACCCCACTTGAGTCAGCCATGATCATCGGAGCAGATATCTCGACTGACAAACCACTCCGCGATACCATCCAATTCCTTTCAGACACTGTGGATCAAATCATTGCCTACAGTGCAGAATTGGGGGAATAA
- a CDS encoding DUF4649 family protein, with amino-acid sequence MIDITYLDGAKQERVMHFDSYEEFERSQQTCLIGVADYYPVQKLTYNGHELDYHGTYGDVFFYLMKQDLDQYKN; translated from the coding sequence ATGATTGATATTACATATCTAGATGGTGCAAAGCAAGAAAGAGTCATGCATTTTGATTCCTATGAAGAGTTTGAACGCTCCCAACAGACTTGCTTGATTGGTGTAGCGGATTACTATCCTGTACAAAAATTGACCTATAATGGGCACGAACTCGATTACCATGGAACTTACGGAGATGTCTTCTTCTATTTGATGAAGCAAGACCTGGATCAATACAAAAACTAA
- the trxA gene encoding thioredoxin, giving the protein MVKAITDATFEVETKEGLVLVDFWATWCGPCRMQGPILDKLSEELSEDVLKIVKMDVDENPNTARAFGIMSIPTLLFKKDGQVVKQVAGVHTAAQIKAIVAELS; this is encoded by the coding sequence ATGGTAAAAGCAATTACAGACGCAACATTTGAAGTAGAAACGAAAGAAGGATTGGTCTTGGTAGACTTCTGGGCGACCTGGTGTGGTCCATGTCGTATGCAAGGTCCAATCTTGGACAAATTGTCTGAAGAACTTTCAGAAGATGTCTTGAAAATTGTTAAAATGGACGTTGACGAAAATCCAAATACAGCGCGTGCTTTCGGCATTATGTCTATCCCAACCTTGCTCTTTAAAAAAGATGGGCAGGTTGTTAAACAAGTAGCAGGAGTGCATACTGCAGCACAAATTAAGGCCATTGTGGCGGAGTTGAGTTAG
- a CDS encoding CadD family cadmium resistance transporter, with product MGQTIISAIGVYISTSIDYLIILIILFAQLSQNKQKWHIYAGQYLGTGLLVGASLVAAYVVNFVPEAWMVGLLGLIPIYLGIRFAIVGEGEEEEEEIIERFEQSKANQLFWTVTLLTIASGGDNLGIYIPYFASLDWSQTLVALLVFAIGIIIFCELSRVLSSMPLISETIEKYERIVVPLVFITLGLYIMYENGTIEPTIFGSSPSLERFYPV from the coding sequence ATGGGACAGACAATCATATCTGCTATTGGTGTTTATATTTCCACCAGTATCGATTATTTAATTATTTTAATTATTTTATTTGCACAGCTATCACAGAATAAACAGAAATGGCATATTTATGCGGGGCAATATCTAGGCACAGGCTTACTTGTAGGGGCGAGTTTAGTTGCTGCTTATGTCGTCAATTTCGTGCCTGAAGCATGGATGGTTGGATTGCTTGGTTTAATCCCTATCTATTTAGGGATTCGCTTTGCAATTGTTGGAGAAGGTGAGGAAGAAGAGGAAGAAATTATTGAAAGATTTGAACAAAGCAAGGCAAATCAACTGTTTTGGACAGTTACATTGCTGACAATTGCGTCTGGCGGAGATAATTTAGGTATCTATATACCTTATTTTGCTTCGTTAGATTGGTCACAGACACTCGTGGCGTTGCTTGTGTTTGCAATCGGCATAATTATCTTTTGCGAGCTTAGTCGTGTGCTATCCTCTATGCCGTTAATATCCGAGACAATTGAAAAATATGAGCGAATCGTTGTGCCCTTAGTATTCATTACACTTGGACTATACATCATGTATGAAAATGGCACGATAGAGCCTACAATCTTCGGTTCGTCGCCTTCTCTAGAACGGTTTTATCCAGTATAA
- a CDS encoding thioredoxin domain-containing protein, which yields MTYVKKIHLSEVQEKIDNKEDFILYIGRESCPFCQKFAPKLAVAIQKTNQTVYYLDNDSKERKDITAFAHDMNIKTVPSLSSFKKGSKENYLKKGSKSSIEEIMELLTQ from the coding sequence ATGACTTACGTCAAAAAGATTCATCTATCTGAGGTACAAGAGAAAATCGACAATAAAGAAGATTTCATCCTCTATATTGGTCGAGAATCATGTCCATTCTGTCAAAAATTCGCTCCCAAATTAGCAGTTGCTATTCAAAAAACGAATCAGACTGTTTATTATCTTGATAACGATTCAAAAGAGCGAAAAGACATCACAGCCTTCGCCCATGATATGAATATCAAGACGGTACCAAGTTTGTCATCTTTTAAAAAAGGTAGTAAAGAAAACTATTTAAAAAAAGGTAGCAAATCAAGTATCGAAGAGATTATGGAGCTCTTGACTCAATAA
- a CDS encoding excalibur calcium-binding domain-containing protein yields the protein MKKFVDYIMAQPVWKVVLYGLGILFMIFNPKIILPILFFGGIGFAWYFAKKKPNAAKRNIAAIASVLAVGGAYLINPNIASIKQEEQAQATHFASTPSKNDESAKKEAEAKREKEVKEKAEKEKAEKAEKAEKEKKAKEEQERKEKEEREKKAKEEQERKEKEEREKKEAEAKQLAAQAESAVQALENNQVIENIAPAQAAIANVADQGTKDRLTHRVGLVQNAITVREQQAEQARQVAAATPQPQPQQGFVSQPQQGSYRNCSEARAAGAAPLYRGQAGYNPRLDRDGDGVACE from the coding sequence ATGAAAAAGTTTGTCGATTATATCATGGCCCAACCAGTTTGGAAAGTCGTTCTTTACGGTCTCGGAATCCTCTTTATGATTTTTAATCCCAAGATCATTCTTCCTATCCTATTTTTTGGTGGTATAGGATTTGCCTGGTATTTTGCTAAAAAGAAACCCAACGCTGCTAAAAGAAATATCGCTGCTATTGCTTCAGTTCTTGCAGTCGGAGGTGCATACTTAATCAACCCTAATATTGCTTCCATTAAGCAAGAAGAGCAGGCTCAAGCCACTCATTTTGCATCCACTCCTTCTAAAAATGATGAAAGTGCGAAAAAAGAGGCTGAGGCAAAACGTGAAAAAGAAGTAAAAGAAAAAGCTGAGAAAGAGAAAGCAGAGAAAGCTGAAAAAGCTGAAAAAGAGAAAAAGGCAAAAGAAGAACAAGAACGAAAAGAAAAAGAAGAGCGCGAGAAAAAGGCGAAAGAAGAACAGGAACGAAAAGAAAAAGAAGAGCGTGAAAAGAAAGAGGCTGAAGCAAAACAACTTGCTGCTCAAGCTGAGTCTGCCGTACAAGCCTTAGAAAACAATCAAGTAATAGAAAATATTGCTCCAGCTCAAGCTGCCATCGCAAATGTAGCTGATCAAGGAACAAAAGATCGCTTAACTCATCGTGTTGGATTAGTACAAAATGCCATTACTGTCAGAGAACAACAAGCTGAACAAGCTCGACAAGTCGCAGCTGCAACACCTCAACCACAGCCTCAACAAGGCTTTGTATCACAACCTCAACAGGGCTCTTATCGAAATTGTAGTGAAGCTCGCGCTGCAGGTGCTGCACCGCTATACAGAGGACAAGCTGGTTATAACCCTCGTTTAGATAGAGATGGTGACGGTGTTGCTTGTGAATAA
- a CDS encoding DUF6287 domain-containing protein produces the protein MKKVMISLLAGVSVLSLVACTPKRYERQSKPKTATSSAVKKEKKDTGQKYYQEVLDRYAKYDSALKNGDKTGLFEELGKIQSGSEESIYLDALERLGTPVTFQYAFTDLNKDDVDELLVTNQYTGNKQYVSAIYYLKGQKAELLHTAYTAGVGGYRSSLDVFDNGQIVYATWQSVSPDRELTLYSLGKGEAKEEKKATIQIGGDQTAEQALGISAKQLDLSKLDWKTFEGSGDSKSAAKSEEKKSESFKVQVSVSDLRIRKEPSTSAPSAGMIAKGTHTITETVEADGHTWGKLESGQGWIALDFTTRVDGSKSSSSSKKSSGMNIQEIQNGDFSSIAGTWRNGLGWVLEFDKDGLTGKGFVTDGSGVVDRINPDHGYISGGIHSSKPNTAGGAAISFLPAGTPMRPDSNQNSDPSDTSKDRIWVGQQYIWDTDSFFYRVD, from the coding sequence ATGAAAAAGGTTATGATTTCACTACTGGCAGGTGTGTCTGTTCTATCTCTAGTCGCTTGTACGCCCAAACGATATGAACGTCAAAGTAAACCAAAGACAGCAACGTCATCAGCTGTCAAAAAAGAGAAAAAGGATACAGGTCAAAAGTACTATCAAGAGGTTTTGGATCGGTATGCTAAGTATGATAGTGCTCTTAAAAATGGGGATAAGACTGGCCTGTTTGAGGAATTAGGTAAAATACAATCTGGTTCAGAAGAAAGCATTTATTTAGATGCTTTGGAGCGCTTAGGAACTCCGGTAACCTTTCAGTATGCCTTTACAGACTTGAACAAAGATGATGTGGATGAGCTCTTGGTGACCAATCAATACACTGGAAACAAACAGTATGTTTCTGCTATCTATTACCTCAAGGGTCAAAAAGCTGAATTGCTCCATACAGCTTATACAGCTGGGGTGGGCGGTTATCGCTCCAGTTTAGATGTTTTTGACAATGGGCAAATCGTCTATGCGACTTGGCAATCTGTGAGCCCAGACCGGGAATTGACCCTTTATTCGCTAGGAAAAGGGGAAGCCAAGGAAGAAAAGAAAGCAACCATTCAAATTGGTGGGGACCAAACAGCAGAACAAGCTCTTGGGATTTCAGCCAAGCAGTTGGACCTCAGTAAGCTGGACTGGAAAACTTTTGAAGGTTCAGGGGATTCCAAATCAGCAGCAAAATCGGAAGAGAAAAAATCGGAAAGCTTCAAAGTACAAGTCAGTGTGTCGGATCTCCGTATTCGAAAAGAGCCATCGACTTCTGCACCATCTGCGGGAATGATCGCAAAAGGAACTCACACCATTACGGAAACAGTAGAGGCGGATGGTCATACCTGGGGCAAATTGGAATCTGGACAAGGCTGGATCGCCCTTGACTTCACAACGCGTGTGGATGGTTCTAAATCATCAAGCTCAAGTAAGAAAAGCAGCGGAATGAATATTCAAGAAATTCAGAACGGTGATTTTTCAAGTATTGCAGGAACCTGGAGAAATGGTCTAGGTTGGGTTCTGGAATTTGATAAAGATGGTTTGACAGGAAAAGGATTTGTAACAGATGGTAGTGGAGTTGTTGATAGAATTAATCCCGATCACGGCTATATTAGTGGGGGAATCCATAGTTCAAAACCAAATACAGCTGGTGGAGCTGCGATCTCATTCTTGCCAGCAGGAACACCTATGAGGCCAGATAGTAATCAGAATAGTGATCCATCAGATACATCAAAAGACCGTATATGGGTAGGGCAACAATATATTTGGGATACTGACTCGTTCTTCTACCGTGTGGACTAA
- a CDS encoding MFS transporter: MKKIMEKVSILALSFILTTSFSISSAQSAMFAYYKGIPHSMIELLVSLPSAGIMVSLIFNKWIGRLFSERQMIVTGLVAYALCGFIPLISPAYPVVFLSRIIFGMAVGLLNVSAIAIISERYKGKERVQTLGIRGSAEVVGTAVLTFGVSLLIRFGWQAAFLVYGISIPILLLYLLFVPYGSKTEAVEEKHRDVKMTGGQWRTTLGLAVVAAAIVLSNVMITVRIPSVVEQVGHGTAQTAGVILAAMQFVGILAGLAFSPLTYLFRDHLLLVSGVAYGVAQMLIGVSPNLLILVLVTIASGFAYSVALTTVYNVLSDKMPAGVLSQATSIAVLGCSTGSIATTFVLSLLGTISSAPVFIFGFSGILMILVSFFGLWIVRKSGK, from the coding sequence ATGAAAAAAATCATGGAGAAAGTGAGTATTCTCGCGCTTTCATTTATTTTGACGACCTCGTTTTCGATTTCGAGTGCGCAGTCGGCCATGTTTGCCTATTACAAGGGAATTCCTCACAGCATGATTGAGCTCTTGGTCTCGCTTCCTTCTGCCGGGATCATGGTTTCACTCATCTTCAATAAATGGATTGGACGCCTATTTTCAGAGCGTCAGATGATTGTGACGGGCTTAGTTGCTTACGCTCTATGTGGCTTTATTCCCTTAATCAGTCCAGCTTATCCAGTTGTCTTTTTGTCTCGGATTATTTTCGGGATGGCAGTTGGTTTGCTCAATGTTTCTGCCATTGCCATTATCAGTGAGCGCTATAAAGGAAAAGAACGCGTCCAAACTCTTGGTATTCGTGGTTCTGCAGAAGTTGTTGGGACGGCCGTTTTAACCTTTGGAGTCAGCCTTTTGATTCGCTTTGGCTGGCAGGCTGCCTTTCTCGTTTACGGCATCAGCATTCCTATCTTACTTTTGTATCTCTTATTTGTGCCTTATGGATCTAAGACAGAAGCAGTGGAGGAAAAACACCGGGATGTCAAGATGACGGGGGGACAATGGCGGACTACGCTCGGCTTAGCGGTCGTTGCTGCAGCTATCGTCTTGTCCAATGTCATGATCACCGTTCGGATTCCAAGTGTGGTAGAACAAGTTGGACATGGCACTGCCCAAACTGCTGGGGTTATATTAGCAGCCATGCAATTTGTTGGGATCTTGGCAGGTTTGGCCTTCTCGCCCTTGACCTATCTATTCCGTGATCATTTATTATTGGTTTCGGGAGTAGCTTATGGTGTGGCCCAAATGTTGATCGGGGTCTCTCCAAATCTCTTGATTCTTGTCCTTGTAACCATTGCTTCTGGCTTCGCCTACAGTGTGGCTTTGACAACAGTTTACAATGTCTTATCTGATAAGATGCCAGCAGGGGTCTTGAGCCAGGCAACGTCCATTGCGGTTTTGGGATGTAGCACAGGTTCGATCGCAACGACCTTTGTCCTTAGTCTATTAGGGACGATCTCATCTGCTCCAGTCTTCATTTTTGGATTTTCTGGTATCCTCATGATCCTGGTTTCCTTTTTTGGCCTTTGGATTGTGCGAAAGAGCGGGAAGTAA